In a genomic window of Myxococcales bacterium:
- a CDS encoding cytochrome c-type biogenesis protein CcmH → MASRRDAPAQNRRIDARRGPWQVATMRLPSLVLAWVVMVGCAARTPGDQARALDERLVAPCCWRQTVADHDSPLATQIRAEIRTRLAAGETPAAIEQRYVDEYGPRVLALGRAGEDPRGAMGTAMAIVAIAGLGVVVWLGRRWVRRAAPIASAGGGAIAPPTPVDAAAAERLDDELAATE, encoded by the coding sequence GTGGCGTCGCGCCGCGACGCGCCCGCGCAAAATCGCCGCATCGACGCTCGGCGCGGGCCGTGGCAAGTGGCCACCATGCGCCTCCCGTCGCTCGTGCTCGCCTGGGTCGTGATGGTCGGCTGCGCCGCGCGGACGCCGGGCGATCAGGCCCGGGCGCTCGACGAGCGGCTGGTCGCGCCGTGCTGCTGGCGCCAGACCGTCGCCGACCACGACTCGCCGCTCGCCACGCAGATCCGGGCCGAGATCCGCACCCGGCTGGCGGCCGGGGAGACGCCGGCCGCCATCGAGCAGCGCTACGTCGACGAGTACGGTCCGCGGGTGCTGGCGCTGGGCCGGGCCGGCGAGGATCCGCGCGGCGCCATGGGGACGGCGATGGCCATCGTCGCGATCGCCGGGCTCGGCGTCGTGGTCTGGCTCGGGCGGCGCTGGGTGCGGCGTGCGGCCCCGATCGCCAGCGCCGGCGGCGGCGCGATCGCGCCGCCCACGCCGGTGGACGCCGCGGCGGCCGAGCGGCTCGACGACGAACTCGCCGCGACCGAGTGA
- the groES gene encoding co-chaperone GroES: MTIRPLHDRILVKRLEEETKTAGGLFIPDTAKEKPIQAKVVAVGSGKRDKEGKLIALDVKPGDKVLFSKYSGSEVKIDGEEHLIMREDDILAVLE; encoded by the coding sequence ATGACGATCCGTCCGCTGCACGACCGCATCCTCGTCAAGCGCCTCGAGGAGGAGACCAAGACCGCCGGTGGCCTGTTCATCCCCGACACCGCCAAGGAGAAGCCGATCCAGGCGAAGGTCGTCGCCGTCGGCTCGGGCAAGCGCGACAAGGAGGGCAAGCTGATCGCCCTCGACGTCAAGCCCGGCGACAAGGTGCTGTTCTCGAAGTACAGCGGCAGCGAGGTCAAGATCGATGGTGAGGAGCACCTGATCATGCGCGAGGACGACATCCTCGCCGTCCTCGAGTAG
- a CDS encoding DUF3332 family protein, translating to MKTNLAALALTATLAATAGGCYGSYGAFHKVHKWNGTASGDKWARSAIHLALWIVPVYELTLVGDFLIFNTIEHLTGDQVFK from the coding sequence ATGAAGACCAACCTCGCCGCGCTCGCCCTGACCGCCACCCTCGCCGCGACCGCCGGCGGCTGCTACGGCAGCTACGGCGCGTTCCACAAGGTCCACAAGTGGAACGGCACCGCGTCGGGGGACAAGTGGGCCCGATCCGCCATCCACCTGGCGCTGTGGATCGTCCCGGTCTACGAGCTGACGCTGGTCGGCGACTTCCTGATCTTCAACACGATCGAGCACCTGACCGGCGACCAGGTCTTCAAGTGA
- a CDS encoding aminotransferase class V-fold PLP-dependent enzyme has protein sequence MTLADDPLLAWRPQFPALERCVHMVSHSLGCVPAKAEEDLAEFYDLWHTRSITAWDEWIPELGRAAARIEKLISAPAGTVTTQPNVSSAMACLASCFEFAPARNKVVYESLMFPSVSYVWKAEERRGAQVVVVESPDGATVDVDAVCAAIDEHTLLVPIQHVVFSSAFIQDAKKIARRAAAVGAHVILDCYQSIGAIPIDVVDLGVSFACGGSIKYLCGGPGAGWLYVRKDLIDRFEPRTTGWFANAHPFAFTMPAQSYADTIWRYLAGTPVISALYQARAGQTIVGEIGVAAIRDKSLALTARAIELVDEAGFTLTSPRAAERRGGSVVFDFVGAADVARELNRRRYFCDHRPGVGIRIAPHFYSKREEVDLFFGELKQIRG, from the coding sequence ATGACCCTCGCCGACGATCCCCTGCTCGCCTGGCGCCCTCAGTTCCCGGCGCTCGAGCGCTGCGTCCACATGGTCTCGCACTCGCTCGGGTGCGTCCCGGCCAAGGCCGAGGAGGACCTGGCCGAGTTCTACGACCTGTGGCACACCCGCTCGATCACCGCGTGGGACGAGTGGATCCCCGAGCTCGGCCGCGCCGCCGCCCGCATCGAGAAGCTGATCTCGGCGCCGGCGGGGACCGTCACGACCCAGCCGAACGTGTCGAGCGCGATGGCGTGCCTGGCGTCGTGCTTCGAGTTCGCGCCGGCGCGCAACAAGGTCGTCTACGAGTCGCTGATGTTCCCGTCGGTGTCGTACGTGTGGAAGGCCGAGGAGCGGCGCGGCGCGCAGGTGGTGGTGGTCGAGTCCCCCGACGGCGCGACCGTCGACGTCGACGCCGTGTGCGCGGCCATCGACGAGCACACGCTGCTCGTGCCGATCCAGCACGTCGTGTTCAGCTCGGCGTTCATCCAGGACGCCAAGAAGATCGCCCGGCGCGCGGCCGCGGTCGGCGCCCACGTGATCCTCGACTGCTACCAGTCGATCGGCGCGATCCCGATCGACGTGGTCGACCTGGGCGTCTCGTTCGCGTGCGGCGGCTCGATCAAGTACCTGTGCGGCGGCCCCGGCGCCGGCTGGCTGTACGTGCGCAAGGATCTGATCGACAGGTTCGAGCCGCGCACGACCGGGTGGTTCGCCAACGCGCACCCGTTCGCGTTCACGATGCCCGCGCAGAGCTACGCCGACACGATCTGGCGCTACCTCGCGGGCACGCCGGTGATCTCGGCGCTGTACCAGGCGCGGGCCGGCCAGACGATCGTCGGCGAGATCGGCGTGGCGGCGATCCGCGACAAGTCGCTGGCGCTGACCGCCCGCGCGATCGAGCTGGTCGACGAGGCCGGCTTCACGCTGACCAGCCCGCGCGCGGCCGAGCGGCGCGGCGGCTCGGTGGTGTTCGACTTCGTCGGCGCCGCCGACGTGGCCCGCGAGCTCAACCGCCGCCGGTACTTCTGCGACCACCGCCCCGGCGTCGGCATCCGGATCGCCCCGCACTTCTACTCGAAGCGCGAGGAGGTCGACCTGTTCTTCGGCGAGCTGAAGCAGATCCGCGGCTAG
- a CDS encoding arginase family protein has translation MIIDALLDAQRRQRPRPADATTDALLTAQAQRARPSPQQAPQPARRDAPTSFFRLPTIGAGPGRFAGTDVALLGVPSDAGAAAQAGARLAPAALRRTSARLHSYHATAGIDVFRTVTCADAGDATFAPLDRAAMRAAVTAEVGAIAAAGAVPLVVGGDQAVTVPTVRALAATHGPLAIIHLDAHLDTSGADASGDAWHHRTPMRHLITEGLVAPGQLHHVGVRGSWESADEAALTLGAGNHLFFISELATRGVYRVAGELRERIGKRPAYLSFDIGVVDPAAAPGTTAPVPGGLTSREALALIRALEGVRLVGADLVEIAPALDHADLTAHLGAAILFELMALVAQARDRR, from the coding sequence ATGATCATCGACGCGCTCCTCGACGCCCAGCGCCGGCAGCGGCCCCGCCCCGCCGACGCGACCACCGACGCGCTCTTGACCGCCCAGGCCCAGCGCGCGCGCCCGTCGCCGCAGCAGGCGCCTCAGCCGGCCCGGCGCGACGCCCCGACCTCGTTCTTCCGCCTGCCGACGATCGGCGCGGGCCCGGGCCGCTTCGCCGGCACCGACGTCGCGCTGCTGGGCGTGCCGAGCGACGCCGGCGCCGCCGCCCAGGCCGGCGCGCGCCTGGCCCCGGCCGCGCTGCGCCGCACCAGCGCGCGCCTGCACAGCTACCACGCCACCGCCGGCATCGACGTGTTCCGCACCGTGACGTGCGCCGACGCCGGCGACGCCACGTTCGCGCCGCTCGACCGCGCGGCCATGCGCGCGGCGGTGACCGCCGAGGTCGGCGCGATCGCGGCCGCGGGCGCGGTGCCGCTGGTCGTCGGCGGTGACCAGGCGGTGACGGTGCCGACCGTGCGCGCGCTCGCGGCCACCCACGGCCCGCTCGCGATCATCCACCTCGACGCGCACCTCGACACCAGCGGCGCCGACGCCAGCGGCGACGCGTGGCACCACCGCACGCCGATGCGCCACCTGATCACCGAGGGCCTGGTCGCGCCGGGCCAGCTCCACCACGTCGGCGTGCGCGGGTCGTGGGAGTCGGCCGACGAGGCGGCGCTGACGCTCGGCGCCGGCAACCACCTGTTCTTCATCAGCGAGCTCGCGACTCGCGGCGTCTACCGCGTCGCCGGCGAGCTGCGCGAGCGCATCGGCAAGCGGCCGGCGTACCTGTCGTTCGACATCGGCGTCGTCGATCCGGCGGCGGCGCCCGGCACGACCGCGCCGGTGCCGGGCGGGCTCACCAGCCGCGAGGCCCTGGCGCTGATCCGCGCGCTCGAGGGCGTGCGCCTGGTCGGCGCCGACCTGGTCGAGATCGCGCCCGCGCTCGACCACGCCGACCTGACCGCGCACCTGGGCGCGGCGATCCTGTTCGAGCTGATGGCGCTCGTGGCCCAGGCCCGCGACCGGCGCTGA
- a CDS encoding DUF4139 domain-containing protein, which translates to MVEQLTEAAGDDDDAPRTDHRVTLLDGDALRVVRLSTVRGVTLEDGDLAMQFNRTLDASAGEGMFQQVEVSIRLVGASTHDLLVSYVVAAPMWKPTYRVVVPKEGTGKALLQAWAVVDNTSGEEWDQVKLALTSGAPIAFRYDLHTPREVARPDMTAVGDQRQAVAAVGETTYAPSPAAPPPSVASRAPSRPAPKPSGGGYGRAAAKADLDDEDGDYYANEESAADYPDAEPSMTIDADALRRSTMAQARAETTSGQTRFELGERVTVPEGTSTMVAIVNVDVDGEQAFLFRPGGAGPGYPYNPYRVVRFKNSTPFVLEPGPIGIYAGGSFVGEGLSEAVGAGTSATIPFAVETNVMVSTDVSTDSDEMHLVKMSRGVLEVERFSRRTTSYTVKARTDDDGFTLLIRHGKAGSSYVLANRPEATEDLPDGYLVRLVVPAGAREGKLTLVEQTPSRSTISIWNSPALDLLDRLLVDASLGADAKQKLKPILDRRRAVAKLEEQLAGLTKKRDQLDQRANELRENLRAIAKNPQAGEQRAKWTKQLDEFASEGNKLGAQLADLEAKRLDQRIELENALESFELVMPTKP; encoded by the coding sequence ATGGTCGAGCAGCTGACCGAGGCGGCCGGCGACGACGACGACGCGCCCCGCACCGACCACCGCGTGACCTTGCTCGACGGCGACGCCCTGCGCGTGGTCCGGCTGTCGACGGTGCGCGGCGTGACGCTCGAGGACGGCGACCTGGCGATGCAGTTCAACCGCACGCTCGACGCCTCGGCCGGCGAGGGCATGTTCCAGCAGGTCGAGGTGTCGATCCGGCTGGTCGGCGCGTCGACCCACGATCTGCTCGTGAGCTACGTGGTCGCGGCGCCGATGTGGAAGCCGACCTACCGCGTGGTCGTGCCCAAGGAGGGCACCGGCAAGGCGCTCCTGCAGGCGTGGGCGGTCGTCGACAACACCAGCGGCGAGGAGTGGGACCAGGTCAAGCTGGCGCTGACCTCGGGCGCGCCGATCGCGTTCCGCTACGACCTGCACACGCCGCGCGAGGTCGCGCGGCCCGACATGACCGCGGTCGGCGACCAGCGCCAGGCGGTCGCGGCCGTCGGCGAGACCACGTACGCGCCGTCACCCGCGGCGCCGCCGCCGAGCGTGGCGTCGCGCGCGCCGTCGCGGCCGGCGCCCAAGCCCTCGGGCGGCGGCTACGGGCGCGCGGCGGCCAAGGCGGATCTGGACGACGAGGACGGCGACTACTACGCCAACGAGGAGAGCGCGGCCGACTACCCCGACGCGGAGCCGTCGATGACGATCGACGCCGACGCGCTGCGCCGCTCGACGATGGCCCAGGCCCGGGCCGAGACCACCTCGGGCCAGACCCGGTTCGAGCTCGGCGAGCGCGTGACCGTGCCCGAGGGCACCTCGACGATGGTCGCGATCGTCAACGTCGACGTCGACGGCGAGCAGGCGTTCCTGTTCCGGCCGGGCGGGGCCGGGCCCGGCTACCCGTACAACCCGTACCGCGTGGTCCGGTTCAAGAACTCGACGCCGTTCGTCCTCGAGCCCGGCCCGATCGGCATCTACGCCGGCGGCAGCTTCGTCGGTGAGGGCCTGTCGGAGGCGGTCGGCGCCGGGACCAGCGCGACGATCCCGTTCGCGGTCGAGACCAACGTCATGGTGTCGACCGACGTCTCGACCGACTCCGACGAGATGCACCTGGTCAAGATGTCGCGCGGCGTGCTCGAGGTGGAGCGGTTCTCGCGCCGCACGACGAGCTACACGGTCAAGGCCCGGACCGACGACGACGGCTTCACGCTGCTGATCCGCCACGGCAAGGCCGGCAGCAGCTACGTGCTCGCCAACCGGCCCGAGGCCACCGAGGATCTGCCCGACGGCTACCTGGTGCGCCTGGTGGTCCCGGCCGGCGCGCGCGAGGGCAAGCTGACGCTGGTCGAGCAGACCCCGAGCCGCAGCACGATCAGCATCTGGAACTCGCCGGCGCTCGATCTGCTCGATCGGCTGCTGGTCGACGCCTCGCTCGGCGCCGACGCCAAGCAGAAGCTGAAGCCGATCCTCGACCGGCGCCGCGCGGTCGCCAAGCTCGAGGAGCAGCTCGCCGGGCTGACCAAGAAGCGCGACCAGCTCGATCAGCGGGCCAACGAGCTGCGCGAGAACCTGCGCGCGATCGCCAAGAACCCGCAGGCCGGCGAGCAGCGCGCCAAGTGGACCAAGCAGCTCGACGAGTTCGCCAGCGAGGGCAACAAGCTCGGCGCCCAGCTGGCCGACCTCGAGGCCAAGCGCCTCGATCAACGGATCGAGCTCGAGAACGCGCTCGAGTCGTTCGAGCTGGTCATGCCGACCAAGCCGTAG
- a CDS encoding 1-acyl-sn-glycerol-3-phosphate acyltransferase: MTADTVVVDVPGSLASRDPIRGARGPARIARAAVTTLAAVGEARIARAAATPAAQARALSSTVAELCAIHGVDVEVDGALPDWPCLMVANHLSYLDPLAILARAPALPLAGADVAAWPIVGTAATALGVHFVDRDRPLARARALRTALATLRAGVSVLNFPEGATTDGTRVLRFRRGGFGLAMLARVPVVPIAIRCSEPALAWADGRAFLPHYWRLSTRRLHARVHLQVCAALWPHADDAPDDLARRARHAITHALAERARG, from the coding sequence ATGACCGCCGACACGGTCGTCGTCGACGTGCCCGGGTCGCTGGCGTCGCGCGATCCGATCCGTGGGGCGCGCGGCCCCGCCCGGATCGCCCGCGCCGCCGTCACCACCCTGGCCGCCGTGGGCGAGGCCCGCATCGCCCGCGCCGCCGCGACGCCCGCGGCCCAGGCCCGGGCGCTGTCGAGCACGGTCGCCGAGCTGTGCGCGATCCACGGCGTCGACGTCGAGGTCGACGGCGCCCTGCCCGACTGGCCGTGCCTGATGGTCGCCAACCACCTGTCCTACCTCGATCCGCTGGCGATCCTGGCGCGGGCGCCGGCGCTGCCGCTGGCCGGCGCCGACGTGGCGGCCTGGCCGATCGTCGGGACCGCCGCCACCGCGCTCGGCGTGCACTTCGTCGACCGCGACCGGCCGCTGGCGCGCGCCCGGGCCCTGCGCACGGCGCTCGCGACCCTGCGGGCCGGCGTCAGCGTGCTCAACTTCCCCGAGGGCGCGACCACCGACGGCACGCGCGTGCTGCGGTTCCGCCGCGGCGGCTTCGGGCTCGCCATGCTGGCGCGGGTGCCGGTGGTGCCGATCGCGATCCGGTGCTCCGAGCCGGCGCTGGCCTGGGCCGACGGCCGCGCGTTCCTGCCGCACTACTGGCGGCTGTCGACGCGGCGCCTGCACGCGCGCGTGCACCTGCAGGTGTGCGCCGCGCTGTGGCCCCACGCCGACGACGCCCCCGACGACCTCGCCCGCCGCGCCCGCCACGCCATCACCCACGCGCTCGCCGAGCGCGCCCGAGGCTGA
- a CDS encoding GTP cyclohydrolase I: protein MELDPKALALFTEGYTKIVEGLGVLGYEVTDENFVDTAARAAKGFHELVLPNQAVTDEIGALLAKTFPAKYGEMVISKHNTAFGVCPHHLLPVIYRISVAYIPTRKVLGLSKMSRLVKMMARGPRLQEDLTHELATILHEKLDSQGAAVYIEGLHMCMAARGVGAHEARLVTSAVRGVFLELATREEFIKLVTSTPASLL from the coding sequence ATGGAGCTCGACCCGAAGGCGCTGGCGCTGTTCACCGAGGGCTACACCAAGATCGTCGAGGGGCTCGGCGTGCTCGGGTACGAGGTGACCGACGAGAACTTCGTCGACACCGCCGCCCGGGCCGCCAAGGGCTTCCACGAGCTGGTGCTGCCGAACCAGGCGGTCACCGACGAGATCGGCGCGCTCCTGGCCAAGACCTTCCCTGCCAAGTACGGCGAGATGGTGATCTCGAAGCACAACACCGCGTTCGGCGTGTGTCCGCACCACCTGCTGCCGGTGATCTACCGGATCTCGGTGGCGTACATCCCGACCCGCAAGGTGCTGGGCCTGTCGAAGATGTCGCGGCTGGTCAAGATGATGGCCCGCGGCCCGCGCCTGCAAGAGGACCTGACCCACGAGCTGGCGACGATCCTCCACGAGAAGCTCGACAGCCAGGGCGCCGCGGTCTACATCGAGGGCCTGCACATGTGCATGGCCGCCCGCGGCGTCGGCGCCCACGAGGCCCGCCTGGTCACCAGCGCCGTGCGCGGCGTCTTCCTCGAGCTGGCGACCCGCGAGGAGTTCATCAAGCTCGTGACCAGCACGCCCGCGTCGCTGCTGTAG
- the groL gene encoding chaperonin GroEL (60 kDa chaperone family; promotes refolding of misfolded polypeptides especially under stressful conditions; forms two stacked rings of heptamers to form a barrel-shaped 14mer; ends can be capped by GroES; misfolded proteins enter the barrel where they are refolded when GroES binds), protein MAAKEIVFSSAARSEIAKGLNLLANAVKVTLGPRGRNVVIEKSWGSPTVTKDGVTVAKEVEIENKFQNMGAQMVKEVASKTSDVAGDGTTTATVLAQAIYNEGAKLVAAGLNPMDLKRGIEASVAAIIEHLKGMSTPTKGKKDIAQVGTISANGDATIGDMIAEAMEKVGKEGVITVEEAKTLNSELDVVEGMQFDRGYLSPYFVTDAERMEVVLNDCFVLTHEKKISNMKELLPLLEQVAKAGRPLLIIAEDVDGEALATLVVNKLRGTLQICAVKAPGFGDRRKEMLKDIAVLTGGQAVTEDLGLKLENLTIKDLGTAKRITVDKENTTIIDGAGKKADIDARVKTIRGTIEDTSSDYDREKLQERLAKLVGGVAVIRVGAATEVEMKEKKARVEDAMHATRAAVEEGIVPGGGVALIRSIASLDKLTFDDDRRYGVNIVRRALEEPLRQISANAGVDGSIIVNKVREGQGAFGYNAAKLIFEDLVAAGVIDPTKVVRTALQNAASVSGLMLTTETLIAEKPKKEDKGAGGHGHDHDMD, encoded by the coding sequence ATGGCTGCCAAAGAGATCGTTTTTTCGTCTGCCGCTCGCTCCGAGATCGCCAAGGGCCTGAACCTGCTCGCCAACGCGGTCAAGGTCACCCTCGGCCCGCGCGGTCGTAACGTCGTCATCGAGAAGAGCTGGGGCTCGCCCACGGTCACCAAGGACGGCGTCACCGTCGCCAAGGAAGTGGAGATCGAGAACAAGTTCCAGAACATGGGCGCGCAGATGGTGAAGGAGGTCGCGTCCAAGACCTCCGACGTGGCCGGCGACGGCACCACCACCGCCACCGTGCTGGCCCAGGCCATCTACAACGAGGGCGCCAAGCTGGTCGCCGCCGGCCTGAACCCGATGGACCTCAAGCGCGGCATCGAGGCCTCGGTGGCCGCGATCATCGAGCACCTGAAGGGCATGTCGACCCCGACCAAGGGCAAGAAGGACATCGCCCAGGTCGGCACGATCTCGGCCAACGGCGACGCGACGATCGGCGACATGATCGCCGAGGCGATGGAGAAGGTCGGCAAGGAGGGCGTCATCACGGTCGAGGAGGCCAAGACGCTCAACAGCGAGCTCGACGTGGTCGAGGGCATGCAGTTCGATCGCGGCTACCTGTCGCCGTACTTCGTGACCGACGCCGAGCGCATGGAGGTCGTGCTGAACGACTGCTTCGTGCTGACCCACGAGAAGAAGATCAGCAACATGAAGGAGCTCCTGCCGCTCCTCGAGCAGGTCGCCAAGGCTGGCCGCCCGCTGCTGATCATCGCCGAGGACGTCGACGGTGAGGCCCTGGCCACGCTGGTCGTCAACAAGCTCCGCGGCACGCTGCAGATCTGCGCGGTCAAGGCGCCCGGCTTCGGCGATCGCCGCAAGGAGATGCTCAAGGACATCGCCGTGCTGACCGGCGGCCAGGCGGTCACCGAGGACCTCGGCCTCAAGCTCGAGAACCTCACGATCAAGGACCTCGGCACCGCCAAGCGCATCACGGTCGACAAGGAGAACACGACGATCATCGATGGCGCCGGCAAGAAGGCCGACATCGACGCGCGCGTGAAGACGATCCGCGGCACGATCGAGGACACGTCCTCGGACTACGACCGCGAGAAGCTCCAGGAGCGCCTGGCCAAGCTGGTCGGCGGCGTCGCGGTCATCCGCGTCGGCGCGGCCACCGAGGTCGAGATGAAGGAGAAGAAGGCCCGCGTCGAGGACGCGATGCACGCGACCCGCGCGGCCGTCGAGGAGGGCATCGTCCCCGGCGGCGGCGTCGCCCTGATCCGCTCGATCGCGTCGCTCGACAAGCTCACGTTCGACGACGACCGCCGCTACGGCGTCAACATCGTCCGGCGCGCGCTCGAGGAGCCGCTCCGTCAGATCTCGGCCAACGCCGGCGTCGACGGCTCGATCATCGTCAACAAGGTCCGCGAGGGCCAGGGCGCGTTCGGCTACAACGCCGCCAAGCTGATCTTCGAGGACCTGGTCGCGGCCGGCGTCATCGACCCGACCAAGGTCGTCCGCACCGCGCTGCAGAACGCGGCCTCGGTCTCGGGCCTGATGCTCACCACCGAGACCCTGATCGCCGAGAAGCCCAAGAAGGAAGACAAGGGCGCCGGTGGCCACGGCCACGACCACGACATGGACTGA
- a CDS encoding CPXCG motif-containing cysteine-rich protein gives MDDTVTVRCPYCREHVELYVDPDSHGQLVEDCAVCCRPWLVTVERDRGRLRVQVVRAQ, from the coding sequence GTGGACGACACCGTCACGGTCCGCTGCCCCTACTGCCGCGAGCACGTCGAGCTGTACGTCGATCCCGACTCGCACGGCCAGCTGGTCGAGGACTGCGCGGTCTGCTGTCGGCCGTGGCTGGTCACCGTCGAGCGCGACCGCGGCCGGCTGCGGGTCCAGGTCGTCCGCGCGCAGTAG
- a CDS encoding glutathione S-transferase family protein yields MKLFGTTTSPFVRRVRVVAAELDVAYEFVNTAHDHGQEALRALSPIWKVPVAEVDGRTLFDSRVIIDWLTTTRGYGPLRAPRDRWHEANVVNAIDAALDSIVQVFYLSRDGFDPMTIPFGPRQVDRAAAIFDWVAGELPAYDPARGLGLAELSLVCALDWMDFRKTYPTERHADDFAALRAAIGARASIAATRPMVS; encoded by the coding sequence ATGAAGCTCTTCGGCACCACCACGTCGCCGTTCGTCCGCCGGGTCCGCGTCGTCGCGGCCGAGCTCGACGTCGCGTACGAGTTCGTCAACACCGCCCACGACCACGGCCAGGAGGCGCTGCGGGCGCTGTCGCCGATCTGGAAGGTGCCGGTGGCCGAGGTCGACGGCCGCACGCTCTTCGACTCGCGGGTGATCATCGACTGGCTGACCACGACCCGCGGCTACGGCCCGCTGCGGGCGCCGCGCGATCGCTGGCACGAGGCCAACGTCGTCAACGCGATCGACGCCGCGCTCGACTCGATCGTCCAGGTCTTCTACCTGTCGCGCGACGGGTTCGACCCGATGACGATCCCGTTCGGCCCGCGCCAGGTCGACCGCGCCGCGGCGATCTTCGACTGGGTCGCCGGCGAGCTGCCCGCCTACGACCCGGCCCGCGGCCTCGGCCTGGCCGAGCTGTCGCTGGTGTGCGCGCTCGACTGGATGGACTTCCGCAAGACCTACCCGACCGAGCGCCACGCCGACGACTTCGCCGCGCTCCGGGCCGCGATCGGCGCCCGCGCCAGCATCGCGGCGACCCGGCCGATGGTGTCGTGA
- the mutY gene encoding A/G-specific adenine glycosylase: MRALAIAIVDHYRRHRRDLPWRRTRDPYAIWVSEIMLQQTRVATVIPYWQRWMTRFPTVGALAAAEDDAVMEAWAGLGYYSRARNLVRGARVVVAAGGAMPADAVGLRALPGVGAYTAGAIASIAYRERAALVDGNVARVLARVRGLDDDVKSTAGQRRVWAEAEALVAALPAAADPGELNQGLMELGATVCTPTSPRCAECPLSGQCVAARDGRQAELPVVPKRKRAADLPRMVEVALWLARGARVLVARRAATGLYGGLWELPQGADAVGAAAAVGLTLAAAPVELGRHHQTLSHRRLELTLVRARARGRARVAAPRYDAVRWVEVAAADALGVSTATTALLRLARLGKPPRAR; encoded by the coding sequence GTGCGCGCGCTGGCGATCGCGATCGTCGACCACTACCGCCGGCACCGGCGCGACCTGCCGTGGCGGCGCACCCGCGACCCGTACGCGATCTGGGTCAGCGAGATCATGCTGCAGCAGACGCGGGTGGCGACGGTGATCCCGTACTGGCAGCGGTGGATGACGCGGTTCCCGACGGTGGGCGCGCTGGCCGCGGCCGAGGACGACGCGGTCATGGAGGCGTGGGCCGGCCTGGGCTACTACTCGCGCGCGCGCAACCTGGTCCGCGGGGCCCGCGTGGTCGTGGCCGCGGGCGGCGCGATGCCGGCCGACGCGGTCGGGCTGCGGGCCCTGCCCGGCGTCGGCGCGTACACCGCGGGCGCGATCGCGTCGATCGCCTACCGCGAGCGGGCGGCGCTGGTCGACGGCAACGTCGCGCGGGTGCTGGCGCGCGTGCGCGGGCTCGACGACGACGTCAAGTCGACCGCCGGCCAGCGCCGGGTGTGGGCCGAGGCCGAGGCCCTGGTCGCGGCGCTGCCGGCCGCGGCCGACCCCGGCGAGCTCAACCAGGGGCTGATGGAGCTGGGCGCGACGGTGTGCACGCCGACCTCACCGCGCTGCGCCGAATGTCCGCTTTCCGGACAGTGCGTCGCGGCCCGCGACGGCCGCCAGGCCGAGCTGCCGGTGGTGCCGAAGCGCAAGCGCGCGGCCGACCTGCCGCGGATGGTCGAGGTGGCGCTGTGGCTGGCCCGCGGCGCGCGCGTGCTGGTGGCCCGCCGGGCCGCCACGGGCCTCTACGGCGGCCTCTGGGAGCTGCCCCAGGGCGCCGACGCCGTCGGGGCCGCGGCCGCGGTCGGGCTGACGCTGGCGGCCGCGCCGGTCGAGCTCGGCCGCCACCACCAGACGCTGTCGCACCGCCGGCTCGAGCTGACGCTGGTGCGCGCGCGGGCCCGCGGGCGCGCGCGCGTGGCGGCGCCGCGCTATGACGCCGTCCGCTGGGTCGAGGTTGCGGCCGCCGACGCGCTGGGCGTGTCGACGGCGACCACGGCGCTCTTGCGCCTCGCGCGGCTTGGCAAGCCCCCGCGCGCGCGGTAG